In Halomonas denitrificans, one DNA window encodes the following:
- a CDS encoding endonuclease/exonuclease/phosphatase family protein, producing MNYGDYPDFVVEDIVRLRRRLDLVSVPPRRTDHNFILGTWNIRSLGGYFDDWGENPDSPKRNLRGLALIAEVIRRFDVVAIQEVKRDTSALRLLAEDFLGPDWGVMMSDVTAGDKGNTERAAYLYDTRRVKPSGLAGEIVLPPTDMGDPQEQFDRTPYLVGFVAGGERFALLTAHIRYGEDLSDRIPELRRLAKYTAEEIRDRSRFAHAEEANLIVLGDFNTDRDEDNDLFEVFLEKGLWVPEELRDLKTTYGQEAKHYDQIGWFRDDMTLMPTGRAGVVDFAGAVFQELTAFQMTFRVSDHFPLWCEFSTDRSTEALAGVLGVDANMPDPFSGVPD from the coding sequence GTGAACTACGGCGATTATCCCGATTTCGTGGTCGAGGACATCGTCCGGCTGCGCCGGCGCCTCGATCTTGTTTCCGTGCCTCCGCGCCGAACCGACCACAACTTCATCCTCGGCACCTGGAACATCCGCAGCCTCGGCGGCTACTTCGACGACTGGGGCGAGAACCCCGATTCGCCGAAGCGGAACCTGCGCGGCCTGGCCTTGATCGCCGAGGTCATCCGTCGCTTCGACGTCGTCGCCATCCAGGAAGTCAAGCGCGACACGAGCGCGCTTCGCCTGTTGGCCGAAGACTTCCTCGGCCCCGACTGGGGCGTGATGATGAGCGACGTGACCGCCGGCGACAAGGGAAACACCGAACGTGCGGCCTACCTGTACGACACCCGTCGCGTGAAGCCCTCCGGCCTGGCCGGCGAGATCGTGCTCCCGCCGACGGACATGGGCGACCCACAGGAACAGTTCGATCGCACGCCCTATCTGGTCGGTTTCGTCGCCGGCGGCGAGCGCTTCGCGCTGCTGACCGCACACATCCGCTACGGCGAGGACCTGAGCGACCGGATTCCCGAACTACGACGGCTGGCGAAGTACACGGCCGAGGAAATCCGCGACCGCTCGCGCTTCGCGCATGCCGAGGAAGCCAACCTCATCGTGCTCGGCGATTTCAACACCGATCGCGACGAGGACAACGACCTGTTCGAGGTCTTTCTCGAAAAGGGCCTGTGGGTGCCGGAAGAGCTGCGCGACCTGAAGACCACCTACGGCCAGGAAGCCAAGCACTACGACCAGATCGGCTGGTTCCGCGACGACATGACCCTGATGCCCACGGGCCGGGCCGGCGTGGTCGACTTCGCCGGCGCCGTGTTCCAGGAGCTGACCGCATTCCAGATGACCTTCCGGGTCAGCGACCACTTCCCGCTGTGGTGCGAATTCAGCACGGACCGCAGCACCGAGGCCCTGGCCGGCGTGCTCGGCGTCGACGCGAACATGCCCGACCCCTTCTCCGGGGTGCCGGACTGA
- a CDS encoding DUF1499 domain-containing protein: MPEPARDPATVTELAGCPSSPNCVCSCAPADDSHYIEPIRIAGDPARAWSTLSRILEDDDSIDIGGSNDRYIRAVATTRILRFKDDVEFLLDRGAGMIHLRSASRIGYSDFGKNRKRMESIRERMVEARAASAS, encoded by the coding sequence ATGCCCGAACCTGCACGAGATCCCGCCACCGTCACCGAACTGGCAGGCTGCCCGTCCAGCCCGAACTGCGTCTGCAGCTGCGCACCGGCGGACGATTCGCACTACATCGAGCCGATCCGCATCGCGGGCGACCCGGCCCGGGCCTGGTCGACGCTGTCGAGGATTCTCGAAGACGACGACAGCATCGACATCGGCGGCTCGAACGACCGTTACATCCGTGCGGTAGCCACGACGCGCATCCTGCGCTTCAAGGACGACGTCGAGTTCCTGCTGGACCGCGGCGCCGGGATGATCCACCTCCGCTCCGCTTCGCGTATCGGCTACTCGGACTTCGGCAAGAACCGCAAGCGGATGGAGTCCATTCGAGAGAGAATGGTCGAAGCGCGTGCGGCGTCCGCGTCCTAG
- a CDS encoding DUF808 domain-containing protein, protein MAGSLILLLDDIATVLDDVSVMTKVAVKKTAGVLGDDLALNAEQVSGVKASRELPVVWAVAKGSARNKCILVPAALLISAVAPWAVTLLLMLGGAYLCYEGAHKLAHKFLHKEEAEQDKAKIKQALRDPQADMKVVERDKIKGAIRTDFILSAEIIVISLGTVTDEPFLTRLGVLIAIAVLMTVGIYGLVAGIVKLDDAGRALAQRTSTFAQKAGSAILAFAPWLMRFLSIAGTAAMFLVGGGIISHGIPALHHFNEALVEGMAQPWATLTGMAWTGLVGVVLGAILVAAISAFSKVFGKNEPAAD, encoded by the coding sequence ATGGCCGGAAGCCTGATCCTCCTTCTCGACGATATCGCGACCGTTCTCGACGACGTATCGGTCATGACCAAGGTGGCGGTCAAGAAGACCGCCGGCGTGCTGGGCGACGACCTGGCGCTGAACGCCGAGCAGGTCTCGGGTGTCAAGGCCAGCCGCGAACTGCCGGTGGTCTGGGCGGTCGCGAAGGGGTCGGCCCGCAACAAGTGCATCCTGGTGCCCGCCGCCCTGCTCATCAGCGCCGTCGCGCCCTGGGCCGTCACCTTGCTGCTGATGCTCGGCGGCGCCTACCTCTGCTACGAAGGCGCGCACAAGCTGGCGCACAAGTTCCTGCACAAGGAGGAGGCCGAGCAGGACAAGGCGAAGATCAAGCAGGCGCTGCGGGACCCGCAGGCCGACATGAAGGTCGTCGAGCGCGACAAGATCAAGGGCGCAATCCGCACCGATTTCATCCTGTCGGCCGAGATCATCGTCATCTCGCTCGGCACGGTCACCGACGAGCCCTTCCTGACCCGCCTCGGCGTGCTGATCGCGATCGCCGTCCTGATGACCGTCGGTATCTACGGCCTGGTCGCCGGCATCGTCAAGCTCGACGACGCCGGCCGGGCGCTGGCGCAGCGAACCAGCACCTTCGCGCAGAAGGCCGGCAGTGCCATCCTGGCCTTCGCCCCGTGGCTGATGCGCTTCCTGTCCATCGCCGGTACCGCTGCGATGTTCCTGGTCGGCGGCGGCATCATCTCCCACGGCATCCCCGCCCTGCACCACTTCAACGAAGCCCTGGTCGAGGGCATGGCCCAGCCCTGGGCCACGCTCACCGGCATGGCCTGGACCGGCCTGGTGGGTGTCGTGCTGGGCGCGATCCTGGTCGCGGCGATCTCGGCCTTCTCGAAGGTGTTCGGCAAGAACGAACCTGCCGCAGACTGA
- a CDS encoding alpha/beta hydrolase, giving the protein MFIITNRRVDPEASGLDKLGKRPNEKGNNELRVVEATRRGNGFSIEVLPDKISKAEAKAYIQEFSLDLDPDAQHYASLRVACELVKRLRAKKRHLLVLVHGYNNEIKDVLRAAFDLEKAYDVEVLPFSWPANGGGVHGKLSYLSDKRDARASAGALERALKMVHYFLMKISESSRELCRAKAFEKFPDNAEKRDALYARLLRKDCPFTINAMFHSMGNYLYKQMLKSTISEGNELIFDNVVLCQADTNNEGHPEWVDRIRHNRRVFITINENDYALRLSRIKPGDAQRARLGHFVKRLDSRIAYYVNLTDASWVKESHSPFGEPAEKNKELAKFFRRAFAGEPAEDRLIYREQGNWYELR; this is encoded by the coding sequence ATGTTCATCATCACGAATCGCCGTGTCGATCCGGAGGCGTCCGGGTTGGACAAGCTGGGCAAGCGGCCGAACGAAAAAGGAAACAACGAGTTGCGCGTGGTCGAGGCCACGCGGCGGGGCAACGGGTTCTCGATCGAAGTCCTGCCGGACAAGATTTCCAAGGCCGAGGCCAAGGCGTACATCCAGGAATTTTCCCTGGACCTGGACCCGGACGCGCAACACTACGCGAGCCTTCGCGTGGCCTGTGAGCTGGTCAAGCGGCTGCGGGCGAAGAAGCGCCATCTACTCGTGCTCGTGCACGGCTACAACAACGAGATCAAGGACGTACTCCGAGCCGCCTTCGACCTGGAGAAGGCCTACGACGTGGAGGTGCTGCCGTTCTCCTGGCCGGCCAACGGCGGTGGAGTGCACGGCAAGTTGAGCTACCTGTCCGACAAGCGCGACGCGCGCGCCTCCGCCGGTGCGCTGGAGCGTGCGCTGAAGATGGTCCACTACTTCCTGATGAAGATCAGCGAATCGTCGCGCGAGCTCTGCCGGGCCAAGGCCTTCGAGAAGTTCCCGGACAATGCCGAGAAGCGCGACGCGCTCTACGCCCGACTTCTGCGCAAGGACTGCCCGTTCACGATCAATGCCATGTTCCACAGCATGGGCAACTACCTGTACAAGCAGATGCTGAAGAGCACGATCAGCGAAGGCAACGAGTTGATCTTCGACAACGTCGTGCTGTGCCAGGCCGACACGAACAATGAGGGTCACCCCGAGTGGGTGGACCGGATCCGCCACAACCGCCGGGTGTTCATCACCATCAACGAGAACGATTACGCGCTCCGACTCTCGCGCATCAAGCCGGGCGATGCCCAGCGAGCGCGCCTGGGCCATTTCGTCAAGCGACTGGACAGCCGGATCGCGTACTACGTCAACCTGACCGACGCCTCCTGGGTCAAGGAATCGCACTCGCCGTTCGGCGAGCCGGCCGAGAAGAACAAGGAGCTGGCGAAGTTCTTCCGGCGGGCATTCGCGGGCGAGCCCGCGGAAGATCGGCTGATCTACAGGGAACAGGGCAACTGGTACGAGCTGCGCTAG
- a CDS encoding high-potential iron-sulfur protein, with the protein MPGRRSGHPTHTKDARMTKRTDPVDQVDSKHRRRVIRLFGTAAALLPITAIIGCSDDSASPPARSASQTDAEPQTEAPEATPAQRSSAEQTDPEPAAQESMSSTSESTGSGDMPQVSLDDPTAKALGYRHDADEIDASAYPSYEPGQVCANCTLFQGDNGNGWGGCSLFPGKVVNANGWCSGYTPKA; encoded by the coding sequence GTGCCCGGCCGACGATCCGGCCACCCAACCCACACCAAGGATGCCCGAATGACCAAGCGAACCGACCCCGTCGACCAGGTCGACTCGAAGCACCGACGTCGCGTCATCCGGTTGTTCGGCACCGCGGCAGCGCTGCTGCCGATAACCGCAATCATCGGCTGCTCCGACGATTCCGCATCGCCGCCTGCCCGTTCGGCCTCGCAAACGGATGCCGAGCCGCAGACCGAAGCACCGGAAGCAACGCCAGCGCAGCGTTCATCCGCCGAGCAAACCGATCCCGAACCGGCCGCACAGGAGTCGATGTCCTCGACTTCCGAGTCCACGGGGTCCGGCGACATGCCACAGGTCAGCCTCGATGATCCGACGGCGAAGGCCCTGGGCTACAGGCACGACGCCGACGAGATCGACGCCAGCGCCTACCCCTCGTACGAACCGGGTCAGGTCTGCGCCAACTGCACGCTGTTCCAGGGTGACAACGGCAACGGCTGGGGCGGATGCTCGCTGTTTCCCGGCAAGGTCGTCAACGCCAACGGCTGGTGCAGCGGCTACACGCCGAAGGCCTGA